One Spinacia oleracea cultivar Varoflay chromosome 4, BTI_SOV_V1, whole genome shotgun sequence DNA segment encodes these proteins:
- the LOC110792211 gene encoding uncharacterized protein, producing the protein MSCIHSHSPSLHLLNLQKHKQNAEKSTNLQYGFFSSYSAKRHCNIISKVAVLPLNVETFHTSLTLAVAKPANTEVLFQTSALLIFFYLVANFVVPQLITKGFGGEGDENEKPNNSDSVDELKVSSTATKRGFNNNKLK; encoded by the exons ATGAGCTGCATTCATAGTCATTCTCCATCCCTTCACTTGCTTAACCTGCAAAAGCATAAACAAAATGCTGAAAAATCAACCAATTTACAATATGGGTTTTTCTCCAGCTACTCAGCAAAGAGGCACTGTAACATTATATCCAAAGTTGCAGTTTTACCTTTGAATGTAGAAACTTTTCATACTTCTCTCACACTTGCTGTTGCTAAACCTGCTAATACTGAAGTTCTGTTCCAAACCAG TGCACTGCTGATCTTCTTCTACTTGGTAGCCAATTTTGTGGTACCACAACTTATAACGAAAGGGTTTGGTGGCGAAGGGGATGAAAACGAGAAGCCTAACAACTCCGACTCTGTGGACGAGCTGAAAGTGAGCTCAACAGCAACGAAGCGTGGTTTTAACAACAACAAACTGAAATAA
- the LOC110792222 gene encoding uncharacterized protein, whose translation MEGGSLVSKARTAFHSAAAKAERVLIDFKSDLKDSDEQQCRKNSGCQFEEVLSSSEAEKKGFNESKQSRWKPPSIGTKQEWHDRLRNIGRGKKGAEDTENVEDIKMAFAIFDENIYLYNEKVAAEAKGLETSSDSYDANNRDIIPPSFVLKQLAIAIESEKNYRSVKDLLTSSASSSPVRERASLGISAVKSMLRGKEEKITSEFRDDEAWALIQSILDAEGLTPGRKVGFLVESLPSAMALPRDIHGAPPPSLIVKISEVMGSFKTLRKMALFWCRIISELRRLWMEELYIPGIPLNEVPDLSFCLLYQQMQFMNCCLSRKKRRAIATDSLESLIREAGCDADGVPSSVERITSGSFLYAKTNTGDLVVRLGVSHQAENLTLLETGEPVYAPLTQEGPLLTEDLAREAEEFVLRTGSVGAGCSQLLSDMQAFKAANPGCILEDFVRWHSPPDWTGNESGNESDASTCGGDSTSSRGRLSRRMKKEGNLWQELWEAAKSVPAVRQAPLFDEDLAVEGVLTVLENITPSQLFGQLFQSLLGFGFMIAESKLSTDDNVAKLFSECKDFVVASFHGDAWIDKIDDICQVYETVEAIFLRPDDVMKAVKQSEDVNAAPEEPKPRFKKLTQMFGRKNRTRKSSSEENNSTEDPPNRQPFSNFFDSRSTLFSKKPPKPENTQPPANNSSGLDENDWTVV comes from the exons aTGGAGGGAGGATCGCTAGTTTCGAAGGCAAGGACAGCCTTTCATTCCGCAGCTGCTAAAGCGGAGAGAGTTCTCATTGATTTCAAATCCGATCTTAAAG ATTCAGATGAGCAGCAGTGTAGGAAGAATTCGGGTTGTCAATTTGAGGAAGTGTTGTCATCTTCTGAGGCTGAAAAAAAG GGTTTCAACGAGTCAAAGCAGTCCCGATGGAAGCCACCTAGTATAGGAACAAAACAGGAATGGCATGATAGACTAAGGAATATCGGAAGAGGTAAAAAGGGAGCTGAAGACACAGAGAACGTTGAGGATATAAAGATGGCTTTTGCAATTTTTGATGAAAATATTTACTTGTACAATGAGAAAGTTGCTGCTGAAGCGAAG GGGTTGGAGACATCTTCAGATAGCTATGATGCCAACAACAGAGATATCATCCCACCTTCATTTGTGTTGAAGCAACTGGCTATTGCAATTGA ATCAGAGAAGAACTATAGGTCAGTGAAAGATCTTCTCACTTCATCTGCAAGTTCTTCCCCAGTTCGAGAAAGGGCGAGTTTGGGTATCTCTGCAGTGAAGTCGATGCTCCGGGGGAAGGAGGAAAAAATTACTTCTGAGTTCAGGGACGATGAAGCTTGGGCTTTAATTCAATCTATACTTGATGCTG AGGGACTTACTCCTGGTAGGAAAGTCGGCTTTTTAGTTGAAAGTTTGCCTAGCGCCATGGCATTACCAAGAGATATCCATGGTGCACCGCCACCGAGCTTGATTGTTAAAATCTCTGAAGTCATGGGAAGCTTTAAGACGTTAAGGAAGATGGCATTATTTTGGTGCAGGATTATCTCTGAA CTCAGAAGACTTTGGATGGAAGAGCTATATATACCTGGAATTCCTCTTAATGAAGTACCGGATTTAAGTTTTTGTTTGCTCTATCAGCAAATGCAATTTATGAATTGCTGTCTTTCTAGAAAGAAACGTCGTGCTATTGCTACCGACTCATTGGAATCGTTAATTAGAGAAGCCGGTTGTGATGCCGATGGAGTGCCTTCCTCGGTTGAAAGAATAACTTCAGGCTCTTTTCTATATGCCAAAACAAATACTGGGGATCTTGTTGTAAGACTGGGAGTCAGTCATCAGGCTGAAAATTTGACATTATTGGAAACGGGAGAGCCTGTGTATGCTCCCTTGACACAG GAAGGACCATTGCTAACTGAGGATCTTGCCCGAGAAGCTGAAGAGTTTGTTCTTCGGACAGGGAG TGTTGGTGCTGGTTGTTCCCAGCTTCTTTCTGATATGCAAGCTTTCAAG GCTGCGAATCCTGGATGTATTCTTGAGGACTTTGTAAGATGGCACTCTCCTCCTGATTGGACAGGAAACGAGTCTGGCAATGAGTCTGATGCAAGTACATGCGGTGGTGATTCAACATCTTCCAGAGGTCGATTAAGTAGACGTATGAAGAAAGAAG GTAATTTATGGCAAGAACTTTGGGAAGCCGCCAAGTCTGTGCCTGCTGTTAGACAAGCACCACTATTTGACGAGGATTTGGCAGT GGAAGGTGTGCTGACTGTATTGGAAAACATTACTCCGTCTCAGCTATTTGGCCAGCTGTTTCAGTCATTG CTTGGTTTTGGATTCATGATTGCCGAGTCTAAGCTTTCTACAGATGACAATGTAGCAAAACTTTTCTCTGAGTGTAAAGATTTTGTAGTTGCTTCATTTCATGGTGATGCCTGGATCGATAAAATCGATGATATTTGCCAG GTTTATGAAACAGTTGAAGCAATATTTCTTCGGCCAGATGATGTCATGAAAGCAGTGAAACAGTCCGAAGATGTGAATGCCGCCCCGGAGGAACCAAAACCCCGTTTTAAGAAGTTAACCCAAATGTTTGGCCGTAAAAACAGGACAAGAAAATCATCCTCAGAGGAGAATAATAGTACGGAAGACCCTCCAAACCGTCAGCcattttcgaatttttttgaTAGTAGATCGACTCTGTTTTCAAAGAAGCCTCCTAAACCTGAAAACACACAACCCCCAGCCAACAACTCATCTGGTTTAGATGAAAATGATTGGACAGTTGTTTga